In Columba livia isolate bColLiv1 breed racing homer chromosome 8, bColLiv1.pat.W.v2, whole genome shotgun sequence, a single genomic region encodes these proteins:
- the TYW3 gene encoding tRNA wybutosine-synthesizing protein 3 homolog gives MTALEKATGDVVLKFEPFVLHVQCQELQDAQLLHSVAVNSGFRNSGITVGKGGKIMMAVRSTHCLEVPLCHKGKLMVSEEYIEFLINVANQKMEENIKRINRFYERLESALNAAVSANSSSSQETGKNRSVYVHRRKRKTIQEQGVCTSPEDHNTESEPQDGAESSLDIFAEIMIAD, from the exons ATGACAGCACTGGAGAAAGCCACTGGTGACGTTGTGCTCAAGTTTGAACCTTTTGTTCTTCATGTGCAATGTCAAGAGCTGCAAGATGCTCAGCTTCTG CATTCGGTGGCTGTCAATTCTGGGTTCAGGAACTCTGGTATTACAGTtggcaaaggaggaaaaatcaTGATG gcTGTCCGGAGCACTCATTGCTTAGAAGTTCCATTGTGCCACAAGGGGAAGTTGATGGTCTCTGAAGAATATATTGAATTTCTGATAAATGTAGCTAatcagaaaatggaagaaaacatcaAGAGGATTAACAG GTTCTACGAACGCTTAGAGTCAGCTTTGAACGCTGCCGTCAGTGCAAACAGCTCGTCCTCCCAGGAGACGGGGAAGAATCGCTCCGTGTACGttcacagaagaaagagaaagaccaTCCAAGAGCAAGGTGTGTGCACGTCTCCAGAGGATCACAACACAGAATCGGAGCCCCAGGATGGTGCAGAAAGCAGTCTGGATATTTTTGCTGAAATCATGATAGCAGACTAA
- the CRYZ gene encoding quinone oxidoreductase isoform X2, which translates to MRPAQELVVQNRARPFSSRTTGAARSSRPPLRLPSGRASRCALCSPNAAIAGRRNPTGAAADKPPQAKAEGGAQGALCPARPPLPPHRRRSAVVAVRGRSCRDILVAMAATRNVMRAVRVFEFGGPEVLKLQSDVVIPDAKGNQVLIKVHACGVNPVETYIRSGSYARKPALPYTPGTDVAGVIEGVGEHVTAFKKGDRVFTTGTVSGGYAEYTLAAADRVFPLSDKLDFRQGAAIGIPYCTAYRALFQKGRAKAGESVLVHGASGGVGIAACQIARACGLKVLGTAGTEEGMNLILRNGAHQAFNHREANYIDKIKECTGMEGVDIIIEMLSNVNLAADLQLLARAGRVMVVGCRGPVEINPRDTMSKESSIIGVSLFLATEEERQECAAALLDGIAAGWLKPSVDSEYPLERVVKAHEDIINSSGARGKMVLLP; encoded by the exons ATGCGGCCCGCGCAGGAGCTGGTGGTGCAGAACCGGGCCCGCCCGTTCAGCAGCCGCACCACGGGGGCGGCTCGCTCGTCCAGGCCGCCTCTCCGGCTGCCGTCCGGCCGCGCCAGCCGCTGCGCCTTGTGCAGCCCGAACGCCGCCATCGCCGGCCGCAGGAACCCGACGGGAGCCGCCGCGGACAAACCTCCGCAGGCGAAGGCCGAGGGCGGAGCGCAGGGCGCCCTTTGTCCCGCCCgccccccgctgcccccgcaCCGCCGCCGCTCGGCCGTGGTCGCTGTccggggcaggagctgcagag atATTCTGGTTGCTATGGCAGCCACAAGAAATGTGATGAGAGCCGTCAGAGTTTTTGAATTTGGTGGCCCTGAAGTGCTTAAACTCCAGTCAGATGTTGTAATTCCTGATGCAAAAGGAAATCAG GTGTTAATTAAGGTCCATGCCTGCGGGGTGAATCCCGTGGAGACATACATTCGCTCTGGAAGCTACGCTAGAAAACCGGCCTTACCCTACACCCCAGGCACAGACGTGGCTGGTGTCATCGAGGGCGTTGGGGAGCATGTCACTGCGTTCAAG aAAGGTGACAGGGTTTTTACCACGGGCACGGTCTCTGGAGGATATGCAGAGTACACCCTTGCTGCCGCTGACAGAGTCTTTCCTCTGTCGGATAAACTGGACTTCAGGCAGGGAGCGGCGATTGGAATACCTTACTGCACTGCTTATCGCGCCCTGTTCCAAAA AGGACGTGCCAAGGCAGGGGAGAGCGTGCTGGTGCACGGCGCGAGTGGGGGA gtgGGAATAGCAGCATGTCAGATTGCCAGAGCTTGTGGTTTGAAGGTTCTGGGCACAGCAGGAACTGAGGAAGGGATGAACCTGATTCTGAGAAATGGTGCTCACCAAGCATTTAATCACAGAGAAGCTAATTACATTGATAAAATTAAG GAATGCACCGGGATGGAAGGAGTGGATATAATCATAGAAATGCTCTCCAATGTCAACCTCGCTGctgacctgcagctgctggcccGTGCCGGAAGGGTCATG GTTGTGGGCTGTCGAGGTCCTGTTGAGATAAACCCAAGAGACACCATGAGCAAAGAATCAAGCATCATTGGAGTTAGTCTGTTTCTTGCAACTGAG GAGGAGAGACAGGAATGTGCAGCGGCGCTCCTTGATGGCATAGCAGCGGGCTGGCTGAAACCCAGTGTGGACTCCGAGTATCCGCTGGAGAGGGTCGTTAAGGCTCACGAAGACATTATTAATAGCAGCGGTGCCCGAGGAAAGATGGTGCTCCTTCCATGA
- the CRYZ gene encoding quinone oxidoreductase isoform X1, which produces MRPAQELVVQNRARPFSSRTTGAARSSRPPLRLPSGRASRCALCSPNAAIAGRRNPTGAAADKPPQAKAEGGAQGALCPARPPLPPHRRRSAVVAVRGRSCRGTRCAGGSPRAPGPGPAPGNGTGRCGAGRGSWRRSCAARACCPRCAGLRSAGRADTNPLLRTFRASGSAGLPAAAAGLAGRVRTRGACPGRGVSGAGRGGARGRSRRCCGRCLRPARPVSPPPGPASRAVDILVAMAATRNVMRAVRVFEFGGPEVLKLQSDVVIPDAKGNQVLIKVHACGVNPVETYIRSGSYARKPALPYTPGTDVAGVIEGVGEHVTAFKKGDRVFTTGTVSGGYAEYTLAAADRVFPLSDKLDFRQGAAIGIPYCTAYRALFQKGRAKAGESVLVHGASGGVGIAACQIARACGLKVLGTAGTEEGMNLILRNGAHQAFNHREANYIDKIKECTGMEGVDIIIEMLSNVNLAADLQLLARAGRVMVVGCRGPVEINPRDTMSKESSIIGVSLFLATEEERQECAAALLDGIAAGWLKPSVDSEYPLERVVKAHEDIINSSGARGKMVLLP; this is translated from the exons ATGCGGCCCGCGCAGGAGCTGGTGGTGCAGAACCGGGCCCGCCCGTTCAGCAGCCGCACCACGGGGGCGGCTCGCTCGTCCAGGCCGCCTCTCCGGCTGCCGTCCGGCCGCGCCAGCCGCTGCGCCTTGTGCAGCCCGAACGCCGCCATCGCCGGCCGCAGGAACCCGACGGGAGCCGCCGCGGACAAACCTCCGCAGGCGAAGGCCGAGGGCGGAGCGCAGGGCGCCCTTTGTCCCGCCCgccccccgctgcccccgcaCCGCCGCCGCTCGGCCGTGGTCGCTGTccggggcaggagctgcagaggtaCGCGGTGCGCGGGGGGCTCCCCGCGGGCTCCGGGACCCGGTCCCGCCCCGGGCAACGGGACGGGCCGCTGCGGAgcggggagggggagctggcGGCGGAGCTGCGCTGCCCGTGCCTGCTGCCCCCGGTGTGCGGGGCTGCGCTCCGCGGGCCGAGCGGACACGAACCCACTGCTTCGGACCTTCCGGGCCAGCGGGAGCGCGGGACTCCCAGCGGcggctgcggggctggcggggcgTGTCCGGACCAGAGGGGCGTGTCCGGGGCGGGGCGTGTCCGGGGCGGGTCGGGGCGGGGCCAGAGGGCGTTCCCGCCGGTGCTGCGGGCGGTGTCTCCGGCCAGCACGCCCCGTCTCCCCGCCGCCGGGCCCCGCCTCCAGAGCAGTCG atATTCTGGTTGCTATGGCAGCCACAAGAAATGTGATGAGAGCCGTCAGAGTTTTTGAATTTGGTGGCCCTGAAGTGCTTAAACTCCAGTCAGATGTTGTAATTCCTGATGCAAAAGGAAATCAG GTGTTAATTAAGGTCCATGCCTGCGGGGTGAATCCCGTGGAGACATACATTCGCTCTGGAAGCTACGCTAGAAAACCGGCCTTACCCTACACCCCAGGCACAGACGTGGCTGGTGTCATCGAGGGCGTTGGGGAGCATGTCACTGCGTTCAAG aAAGGTGACAGGGTTTTTACCACGGGCACGGTCTCTGGAGGATATGCAGAGTACACCCTTGCTGCCGCTGACAGAGTCTTTCCTCTGTCGGATAAACTGGACTTCAGGCAGGGAGCGGCGATTGGAATACCTTACTGCACTGCTTATCGCGCCCTGTTCCAAAA AGGACGTGCCAAGGCAGGGGAGAGCGTGCTGGTGCACGGCGCGAGTGGGGGA gtgGGAATAGCAGCATGTCAGATTGCCAGAGCTTGTGGTTTGAAGGTTCTGGGCACAGCAGGAACTGAGGAAGGGATGAACCTGATTCTGAGAAATGGTGCTCACCAAGCATTTAATCACAGAGAAGCTAATTACATTGATAAAATTAAG GAATGCACCGGGATGGAAGGAGTGGATATAATCATAGAAATGCTCTCCAATGTCAACCTCGCTGctgacctgcagctgctggcccGTGCCGGAAGGGTCATG GTTGTGGGCTGTCGAGGTCCTGTTGAGATAAACCCAAGAGACACCATGAGCAAAGAATCAAGCATCATTGGAGTTAGTCTGTTTCTTGCAACTGAG GAGGAGAGACAGGAATGTGCAGCGGCGCTCCTTGATGGCATAGCAGCGGGCTGGCTGAAACCCAGTGTGGACTCCGAGTATCCGCTGGAGAGGGTCGTTAAGGCTCACGAAGACATTATTAATAGCAGCGGTGCCCGAGGAAAGATGGTGCTCCTTCCATGA
- the CRYZ gene encoding quinone oxidoreductase isoform X3 produces the protein MAATRNVMRAVRVFEFGGPEVLKLQSDVVIPDAKGNQVLIKVHACGVNPVETYIRSGSYARKPALPYTPGTDVAGVIEGVGEHVTAFKKGDRVFTTGTVSGGYAEYTLAAADRVFPLSDKLDFRQGAAIGIPYCTAYRALFQKGRAKAGESVLVHGASGGVGIAACQIARACGLKVLGTAGTEEGMNLILRNGAHQAFNHREANYIDKIKECTGMEGVDIIIEMLSNVNLAADLQLLARAGRVMVVGCRGPVEINPRDTMSKESSIIGVSLFLATEEERQECAAALLDGIAAGWLKPSVDSEYPLERVVKAHEDIINSSGARGKMVLLP, from the exons ATGGCAGCCACAAGAAATGTGATGAGAGCCGTCAGAGTTTTTGAATTTGGTGGCCCTGAAGTGCTTAAACTCCAGTCAGATGTTGTAATTCCTGATGCAAAAGGAAATCAG GTGTTAATTAAGGTCCATGCCTGCGGGGTGAATCCCGTGGAGACATACATTCGCTCTGGAAGCTACGCTAGAAAACCGGCCTTACCCTACACCCCAGGCACAGACGTGGCTGGTGTCATCGAGGGCGTTGGGGAGCATGTCACTGCGTTCAAG aAAGGTGACAGGGTTTTTACCACGGGCACGGTCTCTGGAGGATATGCAGAGTACACCCTTGCTGCCGCTGACAGAGTCTTTCCTCTGTCGGATAAACTGGACTTCAGGCAGGGAGCGGCGATTGGAATACCTTACTGCACTGCTTATCGCGCCCTGTTCCAAAA AGGACGTGCCAAGGCAGGGGAGAGCGTGCTGGTGCACGGCGCGAGTGGGGGA gtgGGAATAGCAGCATGTCAGATTGCCAGAGCTTGTGGTTTGAAGGTTCTGGGCACAGCAGGAACTGAGGAAGGGATGAACCTGATTCTGAGAAATGGTGCTCACCAAGCATTTAATCACAGAGAAGCTAATTACATTGATAAAATTAAG GAATGCACCGGGATGGAAGGAGTGGATATAATCATAGAAATGCTCTCCAATGTCAACCTCGCTGctgacctgcagctgctggcccGTGCCGGAAGGGTCATG GTTGTGGGCTGTCGAGGTCCTGTTGAGATAAACCCAAGAGACACCATGAGCAAAGAATCAAGCATCATTGGAGTTAGTCTGTTTCTTGCAACTGAG GAGGAGAGACAGGAATGTGCAGCGGCGCTCCTTGATGGCATAGCAGCGGGCTGGCTGAAACCCAGTGTGGACTCCGAGTATCCGCTGGAGAGGGTCGTTAAGGCTCACGAAGACATTATTAATAGCAGCGGTGCCCGAGGAAAGATGGTGCTCCTTCCATGA